The region ATAGTCGTGGCCATGTGGTGTAAAATCAAAGGATAGAAATTCCTTTGGTGTATTTGTATGGTTTGTatgatgtgtgtgtgtgtgtgtgtatatatatatatatatatatgtttatgtaattgtaagctcaccctatctgcttatgtttggcgatgatcgtgtacacggTACACAAGAGCATATGATGTTGCAAGTGGATCTAGTGAGAAATAGAACCAGAGCTGGGCTAGCTTGGGAAATTTTCTACAGATTTTTATTATGGCTTTACaaactttgaaaattttgaaagcaTTGGATTATTAGACTTAACTTTGTAGTTTGAGTTTTATTAAATTACGGATTTGAGGTATTTTATGAtgaattaaatgtttaattttctcGCGATTTTGGGAAAAGTCAGTTTAATAAATGATGCTTaatgaatatttctattttattttgtttaaatccaTAATATCGGTTGGGATGTTCCACAAAGCATATCCCTTAATGACTACTAAAATGAATCACTTGCATTAAGGTTCATACTCTATAACTAGCTAGAGCCTTAAATCCATTTATAATTCTAAAAGTAGGAGGAAAGTTAGTTGgaccacaacttgaaactagtTTCTACTCAATCTCAAAGTAGTGAAATAACACGAGTGATCAGTTCATCcaacaacaaatataaactaaCTCACAAACATGTAATGAAAGCATACTTTAATAGATAAAACAGTACCAATACAAGAGAGTTCTAAAGAGTTACATCTTAGCTTCAACACAGAAAAATTTAGCTCCTCATAATGtatgaaaatatttcaatataatgAAAAGTCATCATCCTTCTATCCTTTGATATTGTTCTCTAAAGTACACAGAAAAAGTGTATATAAAAGCTCTCAAAAGAACCACTCTCAAAAAGTCTATACAAACAAGGGTGAAACTAAACTTTAATAACTATCTAGGGCAATGCTAAGCGGTGCACTTTGTAGCTCAAGCTTTAGAGGTTTCCTTCTTGGTTGGATTTACTTTGATGGCATGAGCCTCCTATTTTGATGCTTTAGCTTTTGAGATAACTTCAAAGGAAGGAAATCTTCATAGCTTAGTCTTTGGTTTAGTGCTTGAGATTTTCCTTTGTATTGAGTTTTCTTGTGTGGCTCAAGCCTCAATTTTCTACTAAGCTGCACCTTTGTCAGTTTTGTCCAAAATTGCTTGaatctttgttgttttttttttttggttaaattagtcttttggtccctctatttgttatgaaatttcagtttggtcctcaaatttttcgttgtctcaatttggtcctcattttcttaaaaatgactcaatttggtcctcaccgttaactttgaccaaacggtattaaagtcaacgccacgtgtcaatttaaggtttttttttatatttttttaatattttttaatttcttttattttttttaattttttgttttattttggcaCATGTCATTTCACatttgtgccacatgtcaaagtgactcaatttggtcctatatttgtttttagtttcaatttagtcccaatttttgtaaaaatgaagcaatattatCCTTCtttaaattgacactaaatttacttttttttataaattttatggtgatattcttactaaaattaatgtttttattaaatatttctataaatattttaaattaactttaaattctatacaaaatattagactttgattttgttttgaacttgaaatttagttcctaaacttatgtgtgtgacaagttatttgatttttaatttttactaagtttgtataatatggtacacttgatgccttgatgcctttatatatgatgacaaaattgttaatttttgaaattaagtttggggtttaactttgtttaataataaaacaaaaaaaaaacttattttaaaatatttctacaaatatttaataaaaacgtcaattttattaagaatatcatcataagttgtatacaaagattaaattgaatctCAATCTAAggaggacaatattgcttcatttttacaaaaaatgggactatattgaaactaaaaacaaatataaggaccaaattgagtcactttgacacgtggcataactgtgaagtgacacgtgtcaaaaataaaaaattaaaaaaatttaaaaaaatttaaaaaaaattaaaaaattcaaaaaaaattcaaaaaattcaaaaaaatagaaattgacacgtgacattgacttaacaccgtctggtcaaagttaacggtgagaaccaaattgagtcatttttaagaaaatgtgaaccaaattgagacaacgaaaaacttgaggaccaaactgaaatttcataaCGGaggaaacaaaataatttaacctttatttttccACTTTTGACTCTTTGATTACACTTAGATCTGTAAAACAAACTACATTGGAATGAATTTCATATAAACAAGATAGaattaagacaaaaataaaGGGCCAAAATTATCTCAAAATTAGCTAAATTTGGACTCTTATTACTCACTCAATTCATCTTTCGACCTACCTGGTATTAGTATTTCTTGATGTCctcaacaaatatataatatattaataaaatgtgaAATTTTAACGTTAAATTGGTCATTCAAATAGAAGAATCAATGATAATGCATTTGTGGTAAGTTATATCAAACACAATTTGACCGAAATTATAAGACGGCGGTAACAGCGGTCGCTCAAGTCTCACGTTGTTTCTCTTTAATGACCTCGACCCGACAActtcctctctctttctttctttattattttttcataattcataaaattttctttcctttctttaattcttcttttctctctcctccTTTACCTTCTCGAATGTATGACAAATCTCCCCTTCATTTTGGACCAAGAAAACAAAAGTCCCACTTcccttcttattttattttatttctataatgataataataataattttcataataccgttttttgtttttatccaCAATTTcagtttttatagtttttttaacccacattattatgattttaatttaaatttttatttccttcccTCTGAATCTACCTTTCCTTCTGTATTCCCGTTCAACCCACGCGTCCAACCTCACTTTCAATTTTCTGTTCCAACAGAAGAGGGAATTGATAGATTGTCTCTCAGGTAATCAACCACCCTTTTCAAGCTTTCGCGCTTCCCAATGGACCCTCCTACACATTGCATTTTGactttaattcaatttagttaatttttttcttgcaatGGTTTAGTTGGATCGGTCTCGGGGGTTCAATTTTCTTGCAAACACAGCAGATCTGGGTTCTTCAAGGTTAGGAGCTGcttttttgggttttctttccTTTTGATTGTTTTGTTGGAATGTTTGGTCTCAATGAAATGTTGAAAGATCCGAAGGTCGAAGGAGTTACATTGGTTCGTATATTCCCTCAATTGGTTAGATTTTGTGTTCTcctgtaaaatattttttttcagtgCTCAAAATTAGTCTTACCTTTTATGGGTTGAAGTTGAATCTATTGGGTTTATGTTTTCTGATGTAAGTTTGTGTATTTCGTGCTATGCCTTTGTTCCCTACACCCATTTATAAGCTTCATTAATTTTACACATAGATCTTCGAAGTATTAGTAGTTAATAGTATTGTTGAAGGTGTGGATTTTGATTTGAtggttttatttttgtgtttggtgGTGACACAGGAGTATTGTTGTCCTGACTCTTGGCGTATAGAAGAAAGGCTGTTTTCCTTTCTACCCGGGTTTTGCATTGTGTGCAAAGTTTGAGAACTAACATCTGGTAGACGgtgcttgaaattgtttttCTGCTGCATGTGGTTTCTCCTTCGTGGTGCAACACTATTTTATTCATGGGGGAGTGGATTGTTGGAGCTTTCATCAACCTCTTTGGAAGTATTGCAATAAACTTTGGGACCAATCTTCTCAAATTGGGGCACAATGAGGTATGCCCGAAGTCTTTTTTATGGATGGAACCGTTTATTTAGTACCTtcctctattattattatagacaTGTTTCTGTCTATATTATAATGACTAATGAGGTACATAAATTGGCTTTGCTGTTGTCTTCCTTTTCAGATTTCAGCtgattttataaatgtttactGAAGTAATGAAGTCATGTATCtttttgtattcatttttatcttgTTACATTATTTCTTTGGATTTGTATGCATGATTTTTTGGGTTACGGACATTAGTTATAATAGTGAAGCACTGAATTTATAGATAAATCCATCTGATTCTGAGTTTTAGAGTTGTTTAGTTTCGTGATATATTACATCTGTACTGCTATTTCTTGAAAGTTGCAATTTGCATTATCAAATTATTTGGGAAacctaatattatttttttttttcttttgcagaGAGAAAGACATTTACATGGAAGTGATGGGGTAAATGGAAAGATGACTTTGAAGCCTATTATATATTTCCAGAGTTGGAGAATTGGTATATtccaatttcatttttatgtgGGTTTTTTTGCTCCTTTTATCAGGGTGGTTGGTTCCTGATTTTTGCTCTCATTGCAGGTATCGTATTTTTCTTTCTTGGAAATTGTCTTAATTTCATTTCCTTTGGATATGCTGCTCAGGTACGTTTCCCTGATGTTGGGATTTTTTGTTCAGTAGCATATCGTGTACTTTATGATAGTATGTAGTAGTCTTGTTCTTTTTTGTTTGGTTGGATGTAGTAAAATTTGCAAGTTCTTTTGCTTGATTTTGATGGATGTATTTCCCTTCATTGTGATTACTCATTCTTATTTTTCTGTTTGATGTGCAGTCACTTCTTGCGGCACTTGGTTCTGTTCAGTTTGTATCTAACATTGCCTTCGCTTACTTTGTCTTGAACAAAATGGTGACAGTCAAGTATGCTAAATTTGAACTGAGACTAcagtttaatttttcttttttgccaacTCTATTTTAGTGATGAGAATTCTTGTGGTTTAATTAGTGGACTTTTATCAGGGTACTGGTTGCCACCGCTTTCATTGTTCTTGGAAATGTTTTTCTTGTTGCATTTGGCAATCATCAATCGCCTGGTATGTAACATTTGTCTAGTTCAATTAAACATTTGCTTCTAAGTATACCTGTGGAAACAATGTTGATTAGTATGAAGCTGATAGGTAGATGTACACAATGACTTGTTAATATGGCAAACAGCAACTAGGTTTTGTATGTTCAAAAAGTAAGAAGCATATTTTATACAAGGCTTTTTGTATGTGGCAacgtaatttaatttttgttcagTATGTTCTCTGTTCTTACTGAATGTTACCATTCATTGCTGTTAAACAATTCAATcatattataaatcaatttttgtGGAAGATATGATTTAATGACATTAAATAGGAAAAAATGAAGTGATTTTCTTACATCAAACAGGGAAATATCTTggaaaatatttctcatttcttCATTGTAAAAGATGTGTTTACTCACAATTACAAGTATTCCTTTCAATAGGGTATCAGACAGATACCATCCTCCGTAGTCTGTTTTGTCACTATTTCGTTGTTCGGTCATGACTTTTTTCTAGACGCATTGGCCCTGAATGCGGTCACTCTTTCACTCTCGGGTAAACAGCTGCACGCCCTCAGAGCAAATTTGCTCTCTTGCAGTCTCTGGACATTTTTGCTCTCCTGCAATTGTTGTGCCCTTTGACCATTTTTTCTCCTCGCTATGCTCTTCAAGCATTTTTACTTTCCGGCAGCAACCATGTTCTGTGGGCATTTTTTTCTCTCTGACAGTTGTTTTGTCCTCTAAGCAATTTTGTTCTTCCGCAGCCACTTTGCCCTCTGAACCCTTTTGCTATCTGGCAGTCCCCGCACTCCAAACATTTTTTGCTCACTAGAAGCTGCTGCAGCATCCTTCAAGCATTTTTTCCTCGCTTCCCACTATGCGTCGCTGATAGTGCTGGTAGTGAAGCGGCCCAGTTCTTTGCATCGACGCTGGTACTGTTGTCACTCCTCTTGTCGTCATTGACGGACATTATTGTGGTAGTGGCTTTCTCCCTGTGGGGGTGGTGTGGTGTCTTCATATCCGTGGATAGGCCTTCAATGGACTTGTTGCCAGAGTCCGGGATGGCAGAGGGACCAAGGACTTCACGGTGGCTGTGAGGTCGTCAGAGCAAGAAACAACAGTGGGTTGCCGCCATAGGATATCCCTATGAATTCCTCTTTTATATGCATTTATTGCCCTTGTTTGTCTTTTCATAtgtataattcaatattttgttgcttttttagtttttgaaattaaaagaaaatgaaataaatttattaaactcCTAAGATTTTATTTGACTTAATTTTTTGATTATGAAGTATGATTAGTATTTTTGAATAATCTTATAATCATGTAATGTAAATATATGacttacataaatatataatttatacgaatatataattatagaaatatgcGTGTCCCGTCCCGTGTCTTATAGTTTCTAATTTAGTTGTATTTTCGTCTCCGTGTGTCTGTACCCGTACTTCTTAGGTCGTAGCCAACCAACACCATGTGCCACCAGTTCCGTGGCAAGTCATCTTCGCACACTTGCACCAAATTGATGCGGAAGCTTTGTCATTATTAACTTCGTTAACTTTAGCAACGAATTCACTTACATGTTCGCGATGGGTCTTGTGTTGATCACATTAGTAATGTGACTCAGATACACATGTTCTAGCTTGAGGGGGGACTATAaagatatgatatgatatgatatagGGAAATATTTTagcaaatatttctcattttttattattgacttTGTTCcttattataaataagaatagtCATGTATGTACACTACACACAATTACAAATTCCTTCAATAAATTTCAATGTTGCAAACTAATTTCAGTTAAGTACTTGCTTTTCAGTTTATACGCCAGAGCAGTTGACGGAAAAATATACCAATATGGCATTCCTTCTATACCTTCTAGCTTTGGTCTCAGTTGTTGCGTTGCATCACTCCATCTACAAGTAATCTGTaggatttaaatatttgttggtAGTTTAATCAAACAATTGTTATTCTTTGTAATTAACACGTGGAATATGCAGGAGAGGGGAACTTCTGCTTGCAGTATCACATGATCTCAGACCCTATTGGAGCATGCTACTGCCTTTCTCATATGCCATAGTTTCAGGTGCCGTGGGTTCATGCTCAGTGTTGTTTGCTAAATCACTGTAAGTGAGCTACTCCAACATGTTGCCTTGCTTCATGACACAATGTCCATGGAATTGTAcctaatacaattttttttgcaGTTCTAACCTATTACGACTGGCTATGTCCAATGGTTATCAGTTACACAGCTGGTTCACATATTCCATGCTTCTTTTATTTCTTAGTACTGCTGGATTTTGGGTAAGGCTTTTTCTTgggtagtgattttttatttggctttttttattctttgaagTTAAGTGATGAGAAGTGCGAATGCTAACCCAATCCTTTTAATTTGTGCAGATGACCAGGTTGAATGAAGGACTGTCATTGTTTGATGCAATTCTTATTGTTCCTATGTTTCAGATAGCATGGACTTTCTTCTCAATCTGTACaggatttatatattttcaggAATATCAGGTACTTTCTCTTTCACATGATATACACTGGTAGAGTTTGCTTTGCACAGGCACTCGTAgaagttttaattatattattgaagattaataattaaatatcaattccTACTTTGGTTGAATGGAGTCACTTGAGTATATATTTCAGAAAATCCAATCTGTTACATCGTTTAGAAACATCATGGGTTCAACAATCAACATACAAAACAAGACCTAGTCTAGATAACGTAAGTCAATTTCAGATAATTAACTTAATCATGCTTCTATGTACATTTCTAAGTTGTGAAGAAGTCGTATGTCACAGTGTAACTGCTTTTAGTTTCAATCCCTGGTTACATTTTTTAGCTGGTTTTTCTGTAAGGTCTAAATCTAGTGAGATTTCCCATCCAGGTTATAGAAGTTTCTCTCACTCTTCCACAAACAAGAAATTAATCTTCTGTTTTTTTCTAGTTTAGCTTTGAGCCATGGGTCATAGCTTACCGCAGAGGAAAGATGTGAGCTTCCAAGTTCTAAAATTACTGCAGAGAATGCATGAAAATCTGtgtaaattaaatcaaaaagaAACTAATGATAAGGATATTGCAAGGTagttaaaattatacttttacttGTATTGGGAGAGAGTTAACATCACAAATCATGGGATCTTAACAATTATTGTAAGATCCTACAGAATTCATAAACTCAAACACgtataataacataaataagcAAAGAGGACATTTCAGTTCAGTTCAGTGGCAGCTGGGTTTTCCCTATACCCAGGGAGCCTTTGAAGAGAATAGGAAAACAGAAAACCCAGCAGCCAGCAAAAGACAGGTGACAAGTGAATCATCCGGCAAACTCAGCAAACAAAGGTGCAGAGGAGAACAACCATGGAAGAGATGAAAATGGATGGAAAAGAGATTCAGCATTGACAGGGTTTTTAGCAAAGAATGGTTGGAAATGGTGGTAAAACGTGCCAATTTGGGGTTTGGAACCTAGGTATTTTGGGTTGCAAATAGATTGAAAATTCTCAATGTGAACAAAATACCAAATGTTCAAACAGAAATATAGCAGAGTATGTTAGGATGACAAAAGAAATGTATAtttcaaagtttaaaatttgCCAGGAACTGAAGATGTGTATGTTAGGTACAAGAGAATAATTTAGAAGAAATGCTATATGTTGAGGAAAACCTTGTCTTCCATTTATAGGGCTTGGTTGCCACCCTTGACATCATTAATTAACTAGGTTCataaaatgaaagtttattGCAATCAAATGCGAGAATATAAATTGTTGCTGAACCACGGCTGAGGGtccaactttttttcttttgttatcaGATTCAGTGTTATTTGGTTTGAATTATTCCCTTGGTTTTTCTCACCTACCTTGCCCCTGGAATCAACTGATTTCAACATTTCaggttttattcaatatttcaaaaccggatgagtttattatttttttaattgaaaagacgtaaaatttttgaatataaatactgGTGTTTGTTTGCAAAAATTTCTACCAAATGCTGAGATATGCAGCTGATAACTGCAGCTCGTCTTCATTTATTTAACTTATCTTTGGTCTATAGTAAGTAGACAGAGTCACCTATTACCTTCTAGAATCTGGAAGTAAGTGTTTCAAAAGCTTTGGTTCATGTATCACTggtattatttgattttatctttGTGTGATGAGTGCTTGTGTCATTACTTTGGTGAAAGCTGAATGTGTTTACATAATGAATTTTAGGTGTCATGTCATGTAAAACTTACCTTCCTGAAAGCAGGTATTTGATGCGTTACGGACAACAATGTTTATACTCGGAATGATGTGTGTATTTATTGGCATTTCTTTACTGGCACCAGATGAATCAAAAGGTAATATaactttataattgttttaggTTTTATACAATTCAAAGTATGCAGAAGATAATacgtaactatttttttcaggTCATGAGCCGAAAGATGGTTCTTTGGATTCCATGGTGTCTTCTGCCACTTCAACAGAAGAGAACAGGTAGAGTATAATAATCCCTTTTGTATGACTTTACATAAAGTGAATTTTAGTCGCATAGTTTACTATATTTATGAAACATCACTGAAGGGAAGCAAAATGATTGATATACTACTACTAGTTAATGGTATCATCTTACATTTATTCCGTAGGTCTGTTTCAACTTAACAATATCACACATAAAAAGTTACTACCTCCATTctcatttataagaaaaaaatactaatttcacgtagaaaaattaaataaatcagttaaatgtattaaaatttatttatctcttAATATTCTTCTTAAAATGCCCTTATCATAATAAACACAGTACATATTATGATGGTGTAACCGAAAGTAAGAGATGAATTCAAGTTAAGTATTATCGGGAAATGGTCAACCAATAAAGtaaaaagagttaaaatttgtttatatttgagAACAAAAATGTTAAGAAGATTCCAGTAAATTGCTCTAAATTATGCATGGACCTACTAAAACAGCCAAAGGTCACTTAAAACTTGTTGATAGAATCATATTGtttgtactttattttttcttgagagTCAGACTCTCTTGTTAATGTTGGTAGCTTTCCCTGATGCATATTGCCTGTATATTATAGGCTGGTAGTGTCTACTGAAGAAGCACAAAATAAAGACCCAAGATCATTTGTCAAAGCAGTGCTCATAAAGATTACAGATTTGTTGGTCAAGGCAAAGGTATTGTTACTAGTTGCATTAACATTAATTGCGAATGGTGCCACTTGTTATGATGATAAATGAACTTTTGCTATCTCTTTGCAGACTTCTTGCGCATTATCTCTTGGTTTTGGGGAGGACACCATCAATGCTTCATCAGTTCTTGTGATGCCGATGGTGTCATCAAGAATGACTGGATTCAGAGGTAACGGACTTGAGCGAGCAAGAATTTTGTCCATGAGAAATTCTGGTTGGAGCAAGATCTCAATGGATGAAGATGCTGAGAAATTGCTTGATGCTAGTTCAGTTGTTCCTCCTAGCCCttaaaggatgttgataatcaAAGGATGTCCCACGGTATCATTTTTTCCCTTGATTTTCCTTTACTTTAATGATTGGAATAGTTGAGATACGAAACCATCATGATTCAATTTATTTGCTGTTAGCATTCATGTAATAGggaaaaaaaaggataaaaaatttgttgtataTTGTATATAcatattgtaaattttttcttGCATAATTGAAattcgaaagaaaaaaaaaatctatggaAGTTTTATATGCTTGATACTCATTTTTGCCACAGTTTAGCTATTCATTTCATATGTATTATTAGTGAGGTTACAAAATTGTAAATTGGCATTGGTTTCTACGAATTCGAAGGCTAGATTTGTTAGGtactaaaaaaatgtattatatatatatatatatatatatatatatatatatccatgcAATTTTTTGGTTTCTACATCAAATTCAGTCTATTAAGTGATTTGCATAATTGTTTTCCCTTTGTATGACATTGATCTATCTTTCTGTTTGACTATCATTAGAATCTTGGATGCAATATTCTTATAACCATCATACAGCATCGCACGTTTCTCTTATACTAAATGAGCAATTTAATTCTTAGAATTATTGGTTTTTGAAACTAAAGAACACCTAAGTTCTTA is a window of Vigna unguiculata cultivar IT97K-499-35 chromosome 4, ASM411807v1, whole genome shotgun sequence DNA encoding:
- the LOC114182724 gene encoding probable magnesium transporter NIPA8 — protein: MGEWIVGAFINLFGSIAINFGTNLLKLGHNERERHLHGSDGVNGKMTLKPIIYFQSWRIGIVFFFLGNCLNFISFGYAAQSLLAALGSVQFVSNIAFAYFVLNKMVTVKVLVATAFIVLGNVFLVAFGNHQSPVYTPEQLTEKYTNMAFLLYLLALVSVVALHHSIYKRGELLLAVSHDLRPYWSMLLPFSYAIVSGAVGSCSVLFAKSLSNLLRLAMSNGYQLHSWFTYSMLLLFLSTAGFWMTRLNEGLSLFDAILIVPMFQIAWTFFSICTGFIYFQEYQVFDALRTTMFILGMMCVFIGISLLAPDESKGHEPKDGSLDSMVSSATSTEENRLVVSTEEAQNKDPRSFVKAVLIKITDLLVKAKTSCALSLGFGEDTINASSVLVMPMVSSRMTGFRGNGLERARILSMRNSGWSKISMDEDAEKLLDASSVVPPSP